ATCATTCCTTCATCCGTCCAGATGGGCAAATCTTTGTAATCCTGAAGACTGAGTTTGCGTCGATCCTTTTTCTGCACGAAAACAAAATCAATGGGTTCACCACGGTCATTGAACTCGCCCAGATATTTTCCGGCATTCAGCGACTCGACGATATTGCCGATCTCATTCATGCCCATATCGAGCCTAGCCGCCTGCTCCCGTTTGGGAATAAAGCGAAGCTCTGGATTGCCGAATTTGAACTGCGGGCGAACGGAATGAACTCCGGGAATACTTGATATGTCGCCGATCAATTGCTGGGCAATGCTCTTGAGCTTGAGCATGTCGGGTCCCGTGATCTCGACCTGAAACGTCTTGTCCGCAGACCGGAAAATCGGTCGTTGCACCGCAAACGCAAAACGGTAACCGGGGATCTTGAATATTTCCTTACCCATCTCCTGGGATTTCACCGCCATCTTCACTTCCCCGCGCTGGCCGTGAGCCAGTTCAGGATCGATGATCGCGCCGCCGCCATTGAAGCGCTGGGAGAACACCAGGAAATTGCGGGTGACATCCTCCATATTGACGATCTTTTTTTCATAGTCTGCAAAATATTCCATATTCCGTTGAGAAGGAACACCCGCCACCGGTTCGATCATCATGAACACCATGTTAGTATTTCCATACGGCAGATAATCAGGCTCGGGAAGAATTTTTGTGCTCCACCAGAGGAGAAACGCCACTCCGGCAACAATCCCTACTTTACTGACAATGCTCGTAAGTGACCGGGAAAGCAGTTTTCGTATTAGAACCGTGTAACCTCTTTTGATTCCTTCTCCCAAAAAAATGACCGGTCCCAACAATTTCTGGTGCAATGCCCCGACGCGATAGGGCTCTCCCGGTTTCAACCGAATCAACAGGGTGACCAGGGTGGGAATCACCGTAATGGAGACGAGAAGCGACAGGGCGATGCTGGCGCTGATGGTGATGGCGATGTCCTTGAACATCTGCCCCGCTTCTTCCTCGATGAATACGATCGGCACGAATACCGCCAGGGTGGTCAGGGTGGAAGCCAATACCGCCCCCCACACCTCTGACGCGCCATCGTAGGCGGCCTTCATCACCCCTTTTCTCATCGTCAGGTGACGGTAGATGTTTTCCAGAACCACGATGGAGTTGTCCACCACCATGCCGACGGCAAAGGCCATGCCCGCCAGCGATATGATATTGATACTGCGTCCTAAAAGCTTCAGAACAATAAAAACCGCGACCAGACTGGCTGGAATGCTGATGGCAACGATGAGAACCGACCGGATGGAACCCAGAAACACTAACAGCACAATGACGGCCAGGACCGCCCCCAGTCCTAAATTGGACTTGACCAGCCGCATCGACTCATCAATGTAATCGACATCCTTGTAAACGATATTCAGTCGCAGGGGAATTCCCCGGCTGAGGAGTTCCTTATTCAAAGTTGTCACTGCTTCCGCCGTCAGGTTACAGGTTTCCACCACGTTGGCCCCCGGCTTTCTGATAATGCCAAAGACATTTGACAACATGCCGCTGATACGAACCAGGGAAGCGGTGCGCTGGTAACCATCGACCACCGTTGCAAAATCGCGGACGGTGAGGGTCCGCTCTCCATCGCGTTTAACCACGGTATTTAATATTTCTTCCGCACTGGTAAATTCGCCCAGGGTTCTGACTGTGTACTCGCGGTTGGCTTCATCATGGAAGCCGGCTCGGGTGTTCTGGTTTTCCTTTGACAGCCGGTCGATGACGTCCTTATAAGTCAGATGCAGACGGGCCAAACTGTAGGGATCAAACTCGACGCGCATTTCCCGTTCTTCACCACCAAAGTGCCAGACGTCAGCGACTCCCGTGACCCTTAAAAGGGTGGGAATGACGATATCCTCCCCCACCTTGTACATATAGTTCTGGTCGAGGTCCGGCATTTTGGGATTGGGTTTATCGAAGACAATCCACATGATCGGGCTCGAGTTGTCACTGGAGACGGATTTTAAAGTCGGCTTGTCTGACAGGACAGGCAGGTCCTTCACCTGTTGCAGTTTGTTGTTCACATCGATGGTGGCGATGTTTTTGTCTGTCCCCCAATCAAACTCCAGCGTGATGGTGCTCAACCCCTGCTGACTGCGGGAGGTCATTTTCTTCAAACCTTCCACCGATTCCAACTGCTCTTCCAGACGGCGGGTGATGTTGCGCTCGACTTCGTTGGGGGAAAGTCCCCGGTACTCGGTTCTCACTTCGATGATGGGTTTGTCGACCGTCGGGGTGAGCTGTCTTGGCAGGATCTGGAAACAAAAAATGCCCACAGCGGCGGCGAGCACAACCATGACCGTGACGGTGTGGTAATTGCGGATGGATTGATCGATCAGCTTCATCAGGTTTCAGGCGATTTGGCTGGTTTCGTATCCGCATCCGAGTTCGAAGATGCAGCATTGAAAGGGGTTTCCGCCTCTGGAGACAGGTTCGTCGGAAATACGTTGGCTCCGGGAAACACCGCCCCGGACCCACGCAGAATCAAATCCACATCGGCTCCCAGTTGTTTGGTGAAATCCTCAATCTCCACATATTCGTCCCGCTCCTTGTAGGCTTTAACCGGAACCAGGTGGGCTTTTTTATTTTTCATGATGTACACCACCGTTCCCTGATCGCCAATCACCAAAGCTATAGAGGGCACATGCATCACATTTTTTCGGACGCCAAAATTCATGATCGCTTCCAGGTTCACACCGGGAAACAACGATGCGTCTGGATTCGACAGATCGATTTGAACTTTTATATTGCCCGAATAAATATTGGCGTCTGGAATGACCCGGATGCTCTTGGCCAGGTTTTTTCCATACTTGAACCGCTGGTTGAGTTCCTTGGCGAGGAATTCGGCTCCTTCCAATTGCTTCAATTTGCCCCGGTAACCCTGCGGCATTTCAAGGACGGCTTTCAAACGCGAGGCGCCGATCATTTCCACAATCGGCGTTCCTGCACTGGCGAAAGCGCCCTGTTCTATTTTTTTTGAAATCACCACACCGTCAAAAGGAGCCTTCACAGACGCTTTGGTCAGGTCGAGCTTGGCCATGTCGATGCGTTTTTTGATGCCTTCTACTGAGGATTTTTTCTGTTCGATGTCTTCCCCACGGGAGCTCATTCCCGCATTAAGAGCGGCCTTGCTGATTTGCAGGACATCTCCGGCCCGGCGGGCACGGTCCACGGCCTGATCCAACTCCGACTGCGAAACAAACCCCTGAGCCATCAACTTTTCAAATCGCTCTTTCTCTTTAACCGCCAACTGCAACGCGCTTTCATCGGCATTGACCTGAGCTTTCAGTTTCTCCTTATCCTCCAGACGAAGACCTTCCTCGGACTTTTCATATTCAATTTGCGCCACCGACAGGTCGGTTTGCAGTCGTTCCAGTTCCAATTTGTATTCGCGGGGATCAATGAGTGCCAGCAACTCGCCCTTCCTGACCCGCATTCCCTCGTCCACCAAAATTCGGGAAACCTGTCCCTTCACTTCCGTATTAATCACCACCCGCTGTTCCGCTTGAATGTTGCCGACGGTACGGACCTGATCCATCACATCCAGATAGACCACCTTGCCAATATGAACCGGAAGGGAAAACTCTCTCTTTTTGCCAGTGGCCTCCGGTTTTTCATCGGCACAGCCAAACGGGAAGAGCAATAAAAGAACTGAAAGCCACAACAGAATATTTTTGTTGCGACCAATTTTGTTATAATTCACGGCACGCCAGGCAATTTATATTTATAATTGCATGCATTATCCACCACAAAATATTTTTATTCAAATAATTCATGAACTTA
Above is a genomic segment from Nitrospinota bacterium containing:
- a CDS encoding efflux RND transporter permease subunit, which gives rise to MKLIDQSIRNYHTVTVMVVLAAAVGIFCFQILPRQLTPTVDKPIIEVRTEYRGLSPNEVERNITRRLEEQLESVEGLKKMTSRSQQGLSTITLEFDWGTDKNIATIDVNNKLQQVKDLPVLSDKPTLKSVSSDNSSPIMWIVFDKPNPKMPDLDQNYMYKVGEDIVIPTLLRVTGVADVWHFGGEEREMRVEFDPYSLARLHLTYKDVIDRLSKENQNTRAGFHDEANREYTVRTLGEFTSAEEILNTVVKRDGERTLTVRDFATVVDGYQRTASLVRISGMLSNVFGIIRKPGANVVETCNLTAEAVTTLNKELLSRGIPLRLNIVYKDVDYIDESMRLVKSNLGLGAVLAVIVLLVFLGSIRSVLIVAISIPASLVAVFIVLKLLGRSINIISLAGMAFAVGMVVDNSIVVLENIYRHLTMRKGVMKAAYDGASEVWGAVLASTLTTLAVFVPIVFIEEEAGQMFKDIAITISASIALSLLVSITVIPTLVTLLIRLKPGEPYRVGALHQKLLGPVIFLGEGIKRGYTVLIRKLLSRSLTSIVSKVGIVAGVAFLLWWSTKILPEPDYLPYGNTNMVFMMIEPVAGVPSQRNMEYFADYEKKIVNMEDVTRNFLVFSQRFNGGGAIIDPELAHGQRGEVKMAVKSQEMGKEIFKIPGYRFAFAVQRPIFRSADKTFQVEITGPDMLKLKSIAQQLIGDISSIPGVHSVRPQFKFGNPELRFIPKREQAARLDMGMNEIGNIVESLNAGKYLGEFNDRGEPIDFVFVQKKDRRKLSLQDYKDLPIWTDEGMMTNLGNLADLEVDAGPARIDHIEKERAINLQIQVKKDVAMQQVINAVEKKTLAPVRQTLTEEFGLRTGGSADELTSTQKSLQNSFIYAVGFIYLLLVALFASFLRPIIVMLTVTFAISGAFLGIVGNNLLQRGFIRSILEEWNVPNAEDMAAGWNWITFDILTQLGIIILAGIVVNNAILIIHQMLNNIRAGMDERKALEVSCETRLRPIMMTVISSVFGMVPLAFGEGSGTELYRGMGTALIGGLSVSAVFTLFLVPVLISLMMDMGFHTTKEDLVKESLDQTPTHGESPTNIPAE
- a CDS encoding efflux RND transporter periplasmic adaptor subunit, whose protein sequence is MNYNKIGRNKNILLWLSVLLLLFPFGCADEKPEATGKKREFSLPVHIGKVVYLDVMDQVRTVGNIQAEQRVVINTEVKGQVSRILVDEGMRVRKGELLALIDPREYKLELERLQTDLSVAQIEYEKSEEGLRLEDKEKLKAQVNADESALQLAVKEKERFEKLMAQGFVSQSELDQAVDRARRAGDVLQISKAALNAGMSSRGEDIEQKKSSVEGIKKRIDMAKLDLTKASVKAPFDGVVISKKIEQGAFASAGTPIVEMIGASRLKAVLEMPQGYRGKLKQLEGAEFLAKELNQRFKYGKNLAKSIRVIPDANIYSGNIKVQIDLSNPDASLFPGVNLEAIMNFGVRKNVMHVPSIALVIGDQGTVVYIMKNKKAHLVPVKAYKERDEYVEIEDFTKQLGADVDLILRGSGAVFPGANVFPTNLSPEAETPFNAASSNSDADTKPAKSPET